The Streptomyces sp. ICC1 DNA window GCTCGCGCAGTTCCCCGTAGCGCCACTCGTCCTCGGTGTGCTCGAACTCCCCGTCCAGCCAGACGATGTCGAGATCGCCGTACGAGGTGAGCAGCTCGTCGAGCTGTCCCTGTCGGAGTGGGACCAGGTCATCGCCGACTTCAAAGCCAAGGGCGGAGCCAAGGCGGCCGAATCGCTCGCCAAGGAATACGAGGCCGCCCGGTAGCCCTCCACGGAAGCCCGCCGGGCCCGGTGTACGTAGCCTTCGGGGTGGCGGGAGTGGTCGGGGCGGCGGAGGGAACGGGTCGTGGCTGAGGGGCAGGGCTGGGAGCGGCGCAACGAGGCGGCGTACGGGATGGCCGCGTGGCGGCGTGCCGTGATGACCTGCGGTGCGCTGGTGGTGTGGCACACCGGCTACGACAACCGGTCCGTGCCCGGCCCGTCGGGACCGCGGCCGGGCCGCCCGGACGCGCCCGACGGCGCGCAGTTCACGTCGCGGTGGATGCCCGTCGTCGCGTTGCTGGCGCTCGCGGTGTGCCGTGCCGCCCGCGAGGCGGACGTCCTGGTGGACGACGTCGAGCTGCCCGAGCTGTTCGGCTGGGTCGACGGCGTCCACACCGGCCGGCTCCACCAAGGAGCCCTGGACACCGGCGAGGCGCGGGCGCGGACCGAGGAGGGCTGGCTCCGGCTGGTCGGGGATGCGAAGCGTCAGCGCCGGGCCCGCCAGGTCCTCGAGGATCACGTCGTGGCGCACGGCGAGAACGACCGGGACCGGGACCTGGACCTGGACCTGGAGGGGACCGGGGGTGCGAGCCCGCCGCCCCCGCTGCTGCTGCTCGGTGACCGTGCGCGCGCGGTGAGGGCGGCCGGGATCCCGGACCTGGAGCCGGAATGGAAGGGCGGTGTGGATCACGCCCGTGCGCAGATCGGCAGGCTCGAGCTCGCCCTGGAAGGAGGGGCCTGGACGCCTGCGCGCGAGCACCGCCGGTACGCGGAGCTCGTGCACCGCACGCTGGTCGCCGCCCCGGACTTCCCGAGGCTGCCCCGGGGGGTGCCGGGTCCGGCCTGGGTGCAGCGGGTGCTGCGGATGCCCCACATCACCTCCACCGTCCTCACCCTCGGAGAGGTCCCCGAGTTCGCGCCGTTCGGCCCGCGGGGATCGGCCGGTGACCCGCTGGGCGGCGCCGTCGGCTCCGTCGCGCACGACGCGGCGGGATCACTGGCCCATGCGGCAGCCGACCTCGAACGACTGTGGGCGGCCCGCCCCGCGGACCAGCCGATGGCCCTGTGGGAGCGGGCGCACCTGCCCGAACCGGTCCGCACCCAGGTCCTGGAAGTCGAGAGGGTGACCGACGAGCTGGCCGTGGTCCTCTTCGGCATCGCCCACCCCGGCGCCGGGCGGTGACAGCGGCCGGCGCCGGACACGCGCGCTCACGCTCCACCGCCGGGCGGCCACGCTCGCTCGTCGGCGCCTTTCAGAACACGCAGCTCTCGGAGACCGGCGTACCGGCGCGCCGCGCGTCCATCCAGGCGACCGCATCGTCCAGCGGGCCGTCGCTGAGGGTGTGCCCCTGGTCGGGGTAGTGCTTGAAGTCCAGGTTCACGCCCTTGTCGCACAGCTGCCGGGCGAGCCCCTGGTTGAGACTGCTCAGTACGTCGTTGCCCCCCTGCGGGAGCAGCACCGGGACCTTGGTGGTGACTTCGCCGGCGGCGCTGGCCTTGAGGGCGGCGTTGAGCGGTCCCAGATCGGCGCCGGGCCGCAGGATGTTCTCGGCGGGCGGGATCACGGTGTCCCCGGAGATGCAGGTTTCCGTCCACATGTGGTCCGCGGCGGCCAGCGCGTCGGGGGTGAGGAGTTCGGCGGGCTTGACCGCAGGGTCGGCCGCCGAGGCCCCGTTGACGAGCAGCAGCAGCATCCCGGCGTAGGGAGTGGCGATCGAACTCTGCTGGGCGAACAGGTCGGGCATCCACTCGAACCCGACCGCCGGCGCGTTGGCGACCACGCCCTTGAGGTCGACGTCGGGAGCGTACTCGGCGGCGTGGTGCGCGCTCCACAGCGCCGCGTGCCCGCCCTGCGATCCGCCGTAGACGAGGCTCGTCGCGCCCGTACCCGGGTCGATCCCGCGAGCGGCGCGAAGGATGTCGAGAGTGGCGTACGCGGCGGACTTGCCGTTGAGGTACGGGTGCCTGACCCCGGTCACCCCCACTCCGATGTAGTCGGGCTGCGCGACGACGAATCCGCGCGCGAGGAGTTTCGCGACCGGGCTGGAGTCCTCCAGCCCGGCGAAGGCGGGCATGCGGGACGGGCCGCACAGCGAGCCGATGCCCATCGTGCCGTGGTCCACCGCGGCGACAGGCCGTCCCCCGGCGGGCGCGGGGCCGTCCGGTACGGTCACCAGCCCGCTCGCGGCCACCGGCTTGCCGTTGGTCCCGGTGCTCAGGTACATGACCAGAAAGGTGTGCGACGCCAGCGTCAGCGTCGACTCCGGTGGAGCGAAGGGGCGTTGGCGGATCACCGTGCCGGGCTTGCCCGGGGGCAGCGGATTCGGAGGGTCGTAGAACGCGTCGCCCTCGGGTACGGGCGTGGTCGCGGCCGGCCCGTCGGGGATCCGGTCGTCGCCGGCCCGGGTGCAGCCTGACAGGGCCAGCGCGGCGACGGTCGCACAGGCGAGGGCCCAGCGCGAAGCCCGGACCCACGCCGCCGGCTTCCTGCCGCGTCCGCTCCGGGGGTCCGGCCGTGTGCTCTGTCCGTGCGTCAAGGACGATCTCCTTCGCTTGCGCGGCTGCCGTTCGGCGCCGCGAGAGGGAGGCCCCGACCGGGCGGGCGCCCCGCGGAGGGTGCGAGGGCCGACGAAGAGCAGCCGCGCCACGGCTTCTTCGGCGACCCCCCGCACCCCGGTCGGTGTTCCGTCGGCGTGGATCAGTAGGCGACGGATCCCGTGGAGTGGCGGTCGAAGGCCAGGTAGAACTTGGTTCCGTCCTTCACGTCGGTCGCGGCAAGCCCCCAGGACCCGCCGTTGATCCAGCGCCAGCCGTTGCAGTACCAGCCGCCGCTGGAGGGGACGAAGCAGGTGCGCACGTAAGTACCCGAGCCGGGTTTGACGTTGATGTCGCTGCAGTTCGACGTCGAGACCGCGAGGGCGTCTCCGTGCGGCCAGTAATTGCCCTCGTCGCTCGCGTAGCTCCGGCCGGAGCCGTAACAGGACTGGGCGGCCGCCTGGGCCGTGCCGGCGGATCCGACGAACAGGCTGGCCAAGGTGAGGATCAGGGTTCCCAGGGCGGCGGCGGTCTTGTGTCTGCGCATCGTCTTCTCCATCGGTCAGCGAGTGGATGGGGGTGTCTGGCGTGTGCACGTCATGCTTGCGGTCCCGGGGTTGACCGGCAAGACGTCGATGCGACCGACTGGCCACGGCGCCGCGGAGGTCCCCGCATCCTCTGTGCGCCGTAGAGGAGTTCGTCGTGAAGGACCTCTGGACGGCCAGACGACCAGACGACCAGACGAGCAGGCGGCGTCAGCGGCAGGTCAGCTCGAGCGTTCGACGCGCGTGAGCCACTCGAGGAGGAGGGCGCGCAGGAGTTCCGGTCGCTCGTGGGGAAGCGCGTGTCCCGTGTCGTCGACCACGGCGAGCGAGGCGTGTGGGTAGTGGTCGACGAGGTCGGCGGCGGCGGCGTACCCGACCGTCGAATCCAGCCGGCCCGCCACGATCACGGTCGGACCCGCGTACGCCGCCGCGTGAACGGGGGCGAGCGTCCACCGTTCGCCGATCCGCTCAAGCGCCGCCTGGTCGACGAGCGCCGCGGCCGGGGCGACGTAACGCTCGTACCGGTCGAGCATCTCCGGGGTCTGGATCACGAAGTAGCTCCGGAAGACGTCGTCGCCGATCTCACCCGATCCGGCGACCGCGCGGTGCTCCGGTACGTCGCGCAGTCCGGGCAGCAGCGGACAGACGAGCGCGAGACCGGCGACCTCCGCCGGGCGCCTCGCGGCCATCGCCTGCGCGAAGTACGCGCCCGCCGAGTGCCCGATGAGGAGGTACGGGGCGCCGTCCGCGGCCTCGTCCGCGAAGGCGAGCAGCGTGTCGAGGACGTCGTCGGCGCTGCGCAGCGTTTCGGGAGCGACGGTCTGGCCCATTCCGGGGAGGTCGGGATAGATCCGCCGCAGACCCGCGACGCCGTCGAGAACCACTTCGAAGCAGGCTTCGGTCTCGCGGTGGTCGACTCCGGCGCCGTGGAGCACCAGCACGGGTCGCCCGGTCCCGTGCTCCACGTAGTGGAGCGCCACCTGGCCCACATGGATCTCCATGCCCGCATGCTAAGCGCGCGGGCGCTGGGACGGCGCGAAACCCACCGGCGGGCGTCAGGCCTCGTCCGCCACTCCGTCGTTGTCGTCGGGGCCCCGCGGCTCGCCCCAGCCCCGGATGACCTCGGCCAGTACCCAGTAGAGGAAGACCGCGAGAGGGCTCCACGCCAGGACGGTGATGATGATGCTCATGGGTGGGGAGTTCCCGGTCGGGTGCCCCGGAACACTCTGCTCCGGGGTTGGCCGGCGTCGCCCTGGCGGGCCGCCCGGGGGAACAGCTCGAAGTCGCCGGAGGCGGGGTCTGGGTCTGGGCAGTACTGCAGTACAACCGTGCGAAGGGTGGAAGGCGAACTGCCTTGCCGCGGGGGGTGAGGAAACGATCGGCCCCGCCGGGCGGAGCCCTACCGTGGGCGGGATGAAGCGCATGTCCGCGGCCTTGTCGGCGGCCGCCGCCCTGCTCCTGCTCGCCCCGCCCCCGGCGGCAGCCGTCGCCGCCGCGCCGTGCGTCAAGGGCGAGTCAACGACCTGGAGTTCGTGGACTACGACGACCCGAAGGACATCGCCGCCGCCAAGTGGAACCACCGGGGAGGTCCCGGCCAGACCGATTACATCCGGTTCAACACGGCGGCGATGAAGAACGCCGGCCGGACCAAGCGCCGGCAGATCGCGGCGCACGAGCTGGGCCACGCCCTGGGGCTGTGCCACAAGTCCGACGCGGGCGGGCCGGGCTATGTGCGGTCCCTGATGTGGCCCGCCGCCCACGAATACTTCGACCTCCCCCAGGACGTCGACAAGGCCAACTACTCGAAGCTGTGGGGCTGATCATGAGCGTGAAGACGTGGGCGATTGCCGGGACGGCGGCCACCGTGCTCCTCGGGGGCGGCGGTTGGTACGCCTGGGAGAGCGCCGGGGATGCGCGTACCGAGAGCAGCGAGAGCAGCGAGAGCACCGAGAGCCTGTGCGGGACGCCGTCCGGCGGCACGGACACCGAGGTGGCGACCGGTGCGCAGGGCATCGCCGTGGTGGAGGCCACCGGCGAGGCCGTGCACGACCCCGAGGCCGTCGGCGCCGAGAATCCTCAGCTCGTCACGACGCCGGTACGGGTCGTGGAGGTGATGAAGGGGAAGTTCGCCCCGGTCATCGGGGTGTCGCAGCGGGTGGAGCCGGGCGGGGCGCCCGGCTCGTTCACGGTGGACACCTCGAACCGCGAGGTGGTGATGGAGCCGGGGCAGCGGTACGTGGTCGCGATCGGCCCCGGCGACCTGGAAGCGCGGCCGGGGACGACGGCGTTCTCCACCTTGATCCAGCCCGCACGCCGGGGCGCGGCCCAGGAGGCCGACTACTGGCGGGGCGTGATCGCGAAGGCGCCGCCGAAGCCGGTGTGCGAGGACATCGTCACCCAGTAGGCCCCGTTGTTCGCTCCCCCTACACTTCACGAGCTGCGAAAACGCGACAGGGGGAGCAGAGACATGGGTGGACATGGATAGCGGTGCGAGGAGTGCGGCGGACAGCGGTCCTCCCCTCATCTCCGCGGTGCGGGCCGGAGACACCGCCCTGGTGAAGAGCCTGCTTCGGCGGTACGTCGACCCCGACATGCTGGACGCGGCGTTCTGCCTGGCCGTCCGAACGCACTCGGGAGCCATCGCCCAACGGCTGCTCGACCACGGCGCCGACCCCGGGCAGTGCGGACCGGACGAGCTGCCACCACTGCGCGAAGCGGTGGATTCGGGCTCGCCCGCGCTCGTCGAGGTGCTCCTGGACGAGCGGGTGCGGGGCAGGTACGGCGAGTCCGAGCTGCTGGAGATGCGGGATCTCGCGCGCCGCCGGCACGAGACGGGGGTCGAAGCCGAACTGCGGCGCCTCACGGGCTCCCGGGACGCCCTTGTCCGTACCCGGGTTCAGGACGACGACTACCACAGCGTCGACGCGTACTCCCTCGGGGGAATGACCGTTCGCGACGGGCACGCGGCGATCCTCACGCGCCTGGAGGAACTGCTCGGCATCCGCACTTCCTTCGAGGAGCTGATGGCACGCGCGTTGGGCCACGCCCAGGACCACTCAGATTGGGGCGATGTCACCATCCTGCTGGCCAACCGTCGCGACCAGGAGACCTGGACGGCTGCCGCGGCGCTGCGCACCCATCCGGAGCCGTCCCACCGGTTGTTCGGCGCCGAGGTGCTTCGGCTGACCCACCTCTTCGACAACAGCGACGAGGACGCGTTCGCCGGTCCCGCCCTGGACTTCTTCACCGACTGGTCGACCGGGGAAGAGGACCTCGCCGTGCTCATCGAGGTGCTGGTCGCGCTCGGCGAGCTCACCGATCCGCGCGCTCTTGCGGCCCTCGTGCCCTACGCCGGCCACCGCGACCCCGGGGTACGGTGCGCGGTGGCGCGCAGGGTCGGCACATGGCCCGAGGCGCCGGCCTTCCCCGATGATGTCCGTGAGGCACTGCTGGTGCTGATGACGGACGTGGACACGGTCGTACGCCGGGCCGCCTGTCTCACGGTTGCCGAGGGAGGGGACCGCGGTCCCGTCTTCACCGATGCCATGGCCGCCCTGCTGGACGACGCGGACCGCCGAGTCCAGGTCACCGCCGTGTACGGGCTCGCGCTGCACCACGACGAGCGCTGCGTGGAAGCGGCGCGCCGCCTTCCCCCGGCGCCGCCCGGCACCCCGCACGAGGACGAACTCGATGCGGTGTGGCGCTACGAGTGGCGCCGCGACGGCCGCTGACGGGGCTCATTGCCGTGGACCGGGTACCTCGGCCGCGCCGCCGGCCCGGACGGCGTCGACGACGCGTTCGTGGAAGGCGGCAAGGGTTTCCGGCGGGAGCGGGGCCGGGCTGCCCGTGAGGGTGTACCACTCGTCCGCGCCCGTGTACTGGATGCGGACCCGGGCGGTGCCGTCCGGGCCGGCCTCGCTCGTCAGGGTGACGTCGCCGGTGATGACGCCGACCTCGTCGGTCATGGCCCCGCCGGGCCCCGCCTTCACGTGGGAGGTCAGCGGAACCGATCCGCCCGGAACGGCGCCGTGTTCGGGAACCGGGATGTCGTCCTGCTGGGGGCTGGTCATGAGGGTCACGTCTCCAGCTTCTCGGTGAGTTCGGTCTTCTCCGCCTGGGTCAGGGCCGGGGTGCCTGCAGGCCCTGGAAGAGCAGGTCGATCAGTCGGCGGGGGTCGTAGCGCGGGTCGCTGTCGCGCCCGACGCAGAGATTGCCGATGCCGCGCATCAGCTCGTAGGCCTGCACGCCGGGCCTGATCTCGCCGGAGCCGGTCGCGGCGTCGAGCAGTTGGGTGCCGACGGGCAGCAGGCGGTCGAGGAAGTACGTGTGCAGGGTGGCGAAGCGGTCGCTGTCGGACTGCAGGGCGTCGGCGAGCCCGTGTTTGGTGACCAGGAAGTCGACGAAGAGGTCGATCCACTGGCGCAGCGCGGCGAGCGGGGTCCCGGCAGTGGCCAGCAGGTGGGGGCCGGCCTCGGCGCACGCCTCGATCTGGTGCCGGTACACGGCGGTGACGAGGTCCGCCCGCGTGGGGAAGTGGCGGTAGATCGTGGCCATCCCGACGCCCGCGCGGGCCGAGATCTGGCGGATCGGCGCGTCGACGCCGGAACCGAGGAACACCTCGGCGGCCGCGGTGAGGATGACCTGCTGGTTGCGCTGTGCGTCGGTCCGCTTGCTCCGGGCCGACACCTGCCCGGTGGGGCTCTCGGTGGGCATCTCGGGCATCTCGCGTTCCTTCCGACACCGTTGACAAAGCGGAGCAGCGCTCCACATAGTAAATGGAGCGACGCTCCGTTTCAGGCTACCCGAATGGGGCACTCCTGGCCTGCCTGCCTGCCTGCCTGCCTGCTGCCCGGCGCCCGTCGCGCGCCGCGGGGCACAGAAAGGAACCACCCCTCATGAACACACCCACCGAGACCACCCTTGCCGACACGTTCGGCCCGCCCGTCCCGGTCGTGTCCTACGGCCCGCTGGTGCTGTCCGTACCCGGCCGTCCCGCGGACCTCCAGGTGCGGGTCTCCGCACCCGCCACCGGAACCGGCCTTCCCGTCATCCTCCTCTCCCACGGCCACGGCGGCTCGAACCACCTCTCCTCGCTGAACGGCTACGCGCCGATCGCCGGCTTGTGGGCGGGGGCCGGGTTCGTCGTCATCCAGCCGACCCACCTCAGCTCCCGGACCCTGGCCGGCCGCCTTGCCGATGCCCCTGGAGCCCCCTTCTTCTGGCGCTCGCGCGGCGAGGACATGACGCACATCCTCGACCGGCTGGACGTGATCGAGAACGCGGTGCCGCAGCTCGCGGGGCGCGTCGACCGCAGCAAGGTCGGCGTCGCCGGACACTCCTTCGGAGGTTTCACCGCGAGCCTCCTGCTGGGCGCCCAGGTCACCGAACCGGACAGCGGGGAGGTCGTGAGCCTTCTGGAACCGCGGATCAAGGCCGGTGTCGTGCTCGCCGCACCGGGCCGGGGCGAAGTCATCCACGCGTCCATGGGCGAGCGGCTGCCCTTCTTCCGGACCCTCGACTTCTCCACGATGGCCACACCCGCGCTGGTCGTCACCGGCGACAAGGACGACTCCCGGCACTTCACGGACATGGGGCCGGACTGGCACGCCGACCCCTATGCCCTCGCCCCCGGCCCCAAGACCCTGCTCACCCTGTTCGACGCGGAGCACGGACTCGGCGGCATCGCCGGATACGACGCCGCCGAGACCACGGACGAGAACCCCGGGCGGGTCTCCGCCCTCGCGCGTCTCACCTCGGCCTACCTCCGCACCGAGCTCGGCCTCGACGCCAACGCCTGGCGAACGGCCTGTGACGCGCTGACCGCCGACCCCGACCCGGTCGGACGGATCGAATCCAAGTAGCCGGGCGCGTCCCCGTACGACCGACCCGGTCAAGGCGGTCATGCCTAGTACTCCAGCTGTAGATCGTGATCTTGCTGGTGGGGCCTGCAAGGGAACGGGCGCGGCCGCCGTTGATCATCGTCGGTGTGGACTGACGACGAGACGGTGGCCACTCCACAGCGTAGATCCTGCACGTTCACTGTCGGCCGGCATGCCGGAAGTTGATGCGTTCACGGATGACGGGGAAGCCAGCCTTGGCGAAGTTCGCGGCCATGGGGAAGTTGGCCTGGTCCGTCGCTCCGCTGACGAACTCCGCGCCTTGCTCGACGAGGAGGTGGGTGCACTCCGCGAGGAGGTCGTAGGCGTAGCCGCGACCGCGCTGTTCCGGGACGACTCCGATGAAGCCGATCGTCGGGCCGGAGGGGTTGTGGGCCGGGATGTGGATGCCGGCCAGGTCGCCCTCCGGCGTGTGTGCGATCTGCCACCATTCCCGTGGGGAGGGGCACCAGTGGAAGAAGTCGAGTTCCTCCTGGGCGGCCTGGTCGAGGCCGCCCTCCTCGATGGCCCTGAGCGCGTGGGCGTCCAGGGTGGCGGAGTGGATGCGGCGCAACGCGTCGAAGAACACGGTGTCGTCGGGTTCGGCGCTGAAGCGCAGGCGTCCGGGCCGCTCGGGCAGACCTCGCTCGGGGGTCCAGCGGTACAGGAAGCGTTCCACCAGGAGTTCGTACCCTGCGGCTCGTGCGGCGGCGAAGCGCGCCTCGGCTCCGGCGCGCAGGTAGGTCTTTTCCCGCCAGCCGCCGGGCAGGTTGATCTCGAGTTCGACCTGCCAGGGAGCGGAGCGCAGGAGTTCGGCCCCGGCCTCCTCCTCGCCCTCGGCCACGTCGAACCAGTTGATGTTGACGGGCTCCGAGTCGTCGGGGCCGCCCCACCACGCACCGCGTGCGACGACCTCGCCGTCGCGCAGGGCGACGCGCTTCCAGTCGGGGCGGAACCGGGTACGCCGGTGGCCTTCACCGGCGCCGAGCGGGTCGGGGTGTGCGTCGAAAAGATGTGCGTCGCTCGCGGAGAGCGCGCGGATGACCGTATCGGTCATGGATTCCTCCGGGATACAGGCTGCTTGGAGCGCTCCCGGTCAGAACTGACGAACTACGCCGGGATAGCGGAAGAGGGAGCGCTGGAAAGGTGTGAACTGCACGGCACTCGCCTCCTTCCATCCATCTCAGGGCGTGAAGCCACACGGTACGTGATCTTCCGCGGGTCCGTCCACGGATTTCCGCGCCCCTTGAAGGAGGGGTTCGCGGGACGATGCAGAGCGCTCTCAAAGGCCCGCGGGGCCGTAAGCGGACTGTAGTGCTCCAGCTGTGTGGATTGTGATCTTGCTGGTGGGGCCGTTACGGGAACAGATGCGGCAGCCGTTGATCATCGTGGGTGTGTGGACTGACGGCGAGACGGTGGCCACTGGTCGCAGCATAAATCCCGCACGTTGGCGGGAGGCGTTTGAGGTGGCCATGGGGCGCATAGCGGGCCGGTTCGCCCGCTGTGAACCTCGCCTACGGGCCGGGCGGCTGGTGCTGGGCCTGCTGTCGGACCTGCCGCGCAAGAACTGCTGGACGATCGCGGAGTGGGCCGGCGAGGCAACCCGGCACGGCATGCAGCACCTGCTGTGCCGGGCGTCCTGGAACGCCGATGCCGTCCGCGACGACGTCTGCGAATACGTCGTCGAGCACCTCCACGACGATGCAGCGGTGCTGGTCGTCGACGAGACCGGCGACGTGAAGAAGGGCACCCACACCGCCGGGGTCCAACGCCAGTACACAGGCACCGCGGGACGGATCGAGAACTCCCAGGTCGCCGTCTACCTCGTCTACGCCGGCGCCCGGGGACACGCGGCGGTGGACCGGGAGCTGTACGTCCCGCGCTCCTGGACGGGCGACCCGGACCGCTGCCGGGCGCCAGGGCTCGGCGAGGAAACCGTCTTCGCGACCAAGCCGGAGCTGGCCCGCACGATGATCGAACGGTTCATGGATGCCGGACACCGCGTGGACCGGGTCACCGGTGACGAGGTCCATGGCGGCAACCCGAAACTGCGATCCGCCCTGGAGGAACGCCGCATGGGCTATGTCCTCGCGGTGGCCTGCTCGGCCGAAGTGACCACCGGTGCGGGCACGTTCCGCGCCGATGCCCTGGCCCGGAAGGTGCCGAAGCGGGCCTGGCAGAAGCTCTCGGCCGGACGCGGCGCGAAGGGACAGCGGTTCTACGACCTTGCGATGCTCGCCCACGCCTTCCTCGCGGTGGTCCGTGCGAACGAACACGCCCGACAGTCCATCTCTGACGACCTGGTCCCGCTGTCCTGCAACGAGGTCCAGCGCTTGTCCATCACCCTCGCCATCCGGCCTCTCCGCGATGCGGCCCACCGGGTCGGTTGGTCCGACTGGCGACGCCGCCATCAAAAGCGATCACGCACCAGCCATTACCAGCGACAAGCCGCATCCCAGACATGAAGATCACGATCTACAGCTGGAGTACTAGGGGGAGCCGACGGGTAGGGCCAGGCGCGATGCAAGGCGGAAGCGCATCTCTCCGGCGGCCCGACGTACTTCCTCGGAGCGGGTTTCGTCCTCGAGCGCGACGAGGAGCATCATGACCGCCCGGGCTTCGTCGCCGGTGAGCAGCTTGAGGCGGGTCTCGGTGACGGCGTCCACCAGCACGCCGAGGAAGTCTTCGTCGTCGGTATCCATGCCCGGGACAACGCCGACCCGCCACCTGCGGTCACTCCGGCCGATGGCGACGCCCCCGCGCGCGGCGTGTCCGTGATCACACAGTGGTGGTGGGAACGATCCGCTTTCGTTGATCGTTCAAGGTGTGTGGGTGCGGGACACCCTTTGACCCCGAGATCTGCACACAGATGAGCCTCGGCAGCGTCAGATGTGAATAAGAGACGTGGGCCCAGGGGTTAGCGCATGCCCGGAAACAAATGCTACACAGTGGTTACACGTGTCACTTAAACGTGTAACCACTGTGTAGCATTCGTTTCCGGCCATCCGCTAGCCCCTGGGCCCAACCGGTCTGGAAAGATGCCACGGCAATGTCTCAGTCATCGAAGCCGCCCAAGTCGCCGTCACCCGCCGTGCCGCCGGCCGCGCCGGGCACCGCCGCGCCCTCCGCCGCCGCGCCGCCCCCGCCCGTGCCGACCAGCGCGGATGTCGCCCGTCTCGCCGGGGTCTCGCGCGCGACGGTCTCGTACGTCCTGAACAACGCGGAAGCGGTACGCATCAGCGAGCCGACCCGCCGCAAGGTCCGGGAGGCCGCCGAGGAGCTCGGCTACGTCCCGCACGCGGCCGCCCGCAGCCTGCGCGCCGGGCACACGCGGATCGTGCTGCTGCCGACCTCGCACGTGCCGATCGGCCCGCTCTACAGCAACTTCCTCAACGAGCTCCAGTGGGCGCTGCGCGCCCTCGACTACACGGTCGTCCAGTACGGCAGCCTCGGCCTGACCGGGGACGAGGCCGCGCGCGCCTGGGCGGAGCTGCGGCCGGTCGCGGTGATCTCCCTGGGCGAGATCACCCTGTCCGCGCACAACGTCGCCACGCTCAAGCGGGCCGGGGCGCGCGCGGTGATAACGATGGGGCCGGCCGGTGTCCCCGGGGCGCACGCTCTGGTCATGGACCAGGCGGAGGTGGGCGCACGGGCGGCCGCGCACCTGGTGGAGCGGGGCCGGCGCCGGATCGGCGTGGTCGTCCCGGAGGAGGAGGGGCTGGAGCTGTTCTCCACACCCCGGCTGGAAGGCGCGCGGTCGGTGGCGGGGGCCGAGGTCGTGGCCCTGCCGATGGCGTACTCGGAGGAGTCGGCGGCGGCGCTGGCGGGGCGGTGGGGGTCGCTCGGGCTGGACGCGGCGTTCGCGTACAACGACGAGTACGCGATGCTGCTGATGCGGGCGTTCCAG harbors:
- a CDS encoding lipase family protein, encoding MTHGQSTRPDPRSGRGRKPAAWVRASRWALACATVAALALSGCTRAGDDRIPDGPAATTPVPEGDAFYDPPNPLPPGKPGTVIRQRPFAPPESTLTLASHTFLVMYLSTGTNGKPVAASGLVTVPDGPAPAGGRPVAAVDHGTMGIGSLCGPSRMPAFAGLEDSSPVAKLLARGFVVAQPDYIGVGVTGVRHPYLNGKSAAYATLDILRAARGIDPGTGATSLVYGGSQGGHAALWSAHHAAEYAPDVDLKGVVANAPAVGFEWMPDLFAQQSSIATPYAGMLLLLVNGASAADPAVKPAELLTPDALAAADHMWTETCISGDTVIPPAENILRPGADLGPLNAALKASAAGEVTTKVPVLLPQGGNDVLSSLNQGLARQLCDKGVNLDFKHYPDQGHTLSDGPLDDAVAWMDARRAGTPVSESCVF
- a CDS encoding TetR/AcrR family transcriptional regulator, which produces MPTESPTGQVSARSKRTDAQRNQQVILTAAAEVFLGSGVDAPIRQISARAGVGMATIYRHFPTRADLVTAVYRHQIEACAEAGPHLLATAGTPLAALRQWIDLFVDFLVTKHGLADALQSDSDRFATLHTYFLDRLLPVGTQLLDAATGSGEIRPGVQAYELMRGIGNLCVGRDSDPRYDPRRLIDLLFQGLQAPRP
- a CDS encoding chlorophyllase, whose amino-acid sequence is MNTPTETTLADTFGPPVPVVSYGPLVLSVPGRPADLQVRVSAPATGTGLPVILLSHGHGGSNHLSSLNGYAPIAGLWAGAGFVVIQPTHLSSRTLAGRLADAPGAPFFWRSRGEDMTHILDRLDVIENAVPQLAGRVDRSKVGVAGHSFGGFTASLLLGAQVTEPDSGEVVSLLEPRIKAGVVLAAPGRGEVIHASMGERLPFFRTLDFSTMATPALVVTGDKDDSRHFTDMGPDWHADPYALAPGPKTLLTLFDAEHGLGGIAGYDAAETTDENPGRVSALARLTSAYLRTELGLDANAWRTACDALTADPDPVGRIESK
- a CDS encoding GNAT family N-acetyltransferase codes for the protein MTDTVIRALSASDAHLFDAHPDPLGAGEGHRRTRFRPDWKRVALRDGEVVARGAWWGGPDDSEPVNINWFDVAEGEEEAGAELLRSAPWQVELEINLPGGWREKTYLRAGAEARFAAARAAGYELLVERFLYRWTPERGLPERPGRLRFSAEPDDTVFFDALRRIHSATLDAHALRAIEEGGLDQAAQEELDFFHWCPSPREWWQIAHTPEGDLAGIHIPAHNPSGPTIGFIGVVPEQRGRGYAYDLLAECTHLLVEQGAEFVSGATDQANFPMAANFAKAGFPVIRERINFRHAGRQ
- a CDS encoding IS701 family transposase, with the translated sequence MGRIAGRFARCEPRLRAGRLVLGLLSDLPRKNCWTIAEWAGEATRHGMQHLLCRASWNADAVRDDVCEYVVEHLHDDAAVLVVDETGDVKKGTHTAGVQRQYTGTAGRIENSQVAVYLVYAGARGHAAVDRELYVPRSWTGDPDRCRAPGLGEETVFATKPELARTMIERFMDAGHRVDRVTGDEVHGGNPKLRSALEERRMGYVLAVACSAEVTTGAGTFRADALARKVPKRAWQKLSAGRGAKGQRFYDLAMLAHAFLAVVRANEHARQSISDDLVPLSCNEVQRLSITLAIRPLRDAAHRVGWSDWRRRHQKRSRTSHYQRQAASQT
- a CDS encoding HEAT repeat domain-containing protein, whose amino-acid sequence is MKSLLRRYVDPDMLDAAFCLAVRTHSGAIAQRLLDHGADPGQCGPDELPPLREAVDSGSPALVEVLLDERVRGRYGESELLEMRDLARRRHETGVEAELRRLTGSRDALVRTRVQDDDYHSVDAYSLGGMTVRDGHAAILTRLEELLGIRTSFEELMARALGHAQDHSDWGDVTILLANRRDQETWTAAAALRTHPEPSHRLFGAEVLRLTHLFDNSDEDAFAGPALDFFTDWSTGEEDLAVLIEVLVALGELTDPRALAALVPYAGHRDPGVRCAVARRVGTWPEAPAFPDDVREALLVLMTDVDTVVRRAACLTVAEGGDRGPVFTDAMAALLDDADRRVQVTAVYGLALHHDERCVEAARRLPPAPPGTPHEDELDAVWRYEWRRDGR
- a CDS encoding matrixin family metalloprotease, which translates into the protein MRQGRVNDLEFVDYDDPKDIAAAKWNHRGGPGQTDYIRFNTAAMKNAGRTKRRQIAAHELGHALGLCHKSDAGGPGYVRSLMWPAAHEYFDLPQDVDKANYSKLWG
- a CDS encoding alpha/beta hydrolase, coding for MEIHVGQVALHYVEHGTGRPVLVLHGAGVDHRETEACFEVVLDGVAGLRRIYPDLPGMGQTVAPETLRSADDVLDTLLAFADEAADGAPYLLIGHSAGAYFAQAMAARRPAEVAGLALVCPLLPGLRDVPEHRAVAGSGEIGDDVFRSYFVIQTPEMLDRYERYVAPAAALVDQAALERIGERWTLAPVHAAAYAGPTVIVAGRLDSTVGYAAAADLVDHYPHASLAVVDDTGHALPHERPELLRALLLEWLTRVERSS